One segment of Prionailurus bengalensis isolate Pbe53 chromosome X, Fcat_Pben_1.1_paternal_pri, whole genome shotgun sequence DNA contains the following:
- the ZMAT1 gene encoding zinc finger matrin-type protein 1 isoform X2 yields MRTYVCHICNITFTSLEMFRSHMQGSEHQIKESIVISLVKNPKKTQDSYQDECADYIKMQKSRGPEPKICFRKMEESSLEAHWYREAVDSRSTHTMFEQRLPCETFWTYPGSYSISQTAENHLLHCLPAHSKKTYDSFQDELEDYIKVQKARGLDPKFCFRKIRENSTETHGYREVDSGPRQQMFEQRFSLETSQTYQQPYNISPVESKLHYWLPVRSNRTYDSFQDELEDYIKVQKARGLEPKTCFRKVSDSSIEIHKYKEKVDFRPKHRIFEQKVPFETSHAYTGSYSISQVVENQLPHCLPAHDSIQKLDSISSCQPIRDCFPEKPVPLSLSQQENNFGSYSVESEVYKHLSENNTSDHKAGHKRRHQKRRRHLEEGEDRSEKEQSKHKRKKSYGDTNLDKDKSIQQRKRKGDQVSVSSGKLKHRKKKKSHGVPTEKEERKHKKGKKKPVEEKTEEEMLWDESILGF; encoded by the exons ATGAGGACCTACGTTTGCCATATTTGTAATATTACCTTTACATCTTTAGAAATGTTCCGGTCCCATATGCAAGGAAGTGAACACCAAATTAA AGAATCCATTGTTATCAGTCTAGtgaagaatcccaagaagacacAAGACTCTTACCAAGATGAATGTGCAGATTACATCAAAATGCAGAAATCCAGAGGACCAGAGCCCAAGATTTGTTTCAGAAAGATGGAAGAGAGTTCTTTGGAAGCCCATTGGTACAGGGAAGCAGTTGATTCTAGATCCACACATACAATGTTTGAACAGAGACTCCCATGTGAGACTTTCTGGACATACCcaggatcatacagtatttcacAAACAGCAGAAAACCATTTACTTCATTGTTTACCAGCTcattcaaagaagacatatgacTCTTTCCAAGATGAACTGGAAGATTACATCAAAGTGCAGAAAGCGAGAGGACTAGATCCAAAGTTTTGTTTCAGAAAGATAAGAGAGAACTCTACAGAGACCCATGGGTACAGAGAAGTTGACTCTGGACCCAGACAACAAATGTTTGAGCAAAGATTTTCACTTGAGACTTCCCAGACTTACCAACAACCATACAATATTTCACCAGTGGAAAGCAAGTTGCATTATTGGTTACCAGTTCGTTCAAACAGAACTTATGATTCTTTCCAAGATGAGCTAGAAGATTACATCAAAGTGCAGAAAGCCAGAGGACTAGAGCCAAAGACTTGCTTCAGAAAGGTTAGTGATAGCTCTATAGAAATCCATAAGTACAAAGAAAAGGTTGATTTCAGACCCAAACATAGAATTTTTGAGCAAAAAGTCCCATTTGAGACTTCCCATGCTTATAcaggatcatacagtatttcccAAGTAGTGGAAAACCAGTTACCTCATTGCTTACCAGCTCATGACAGCATACAGAAACTAGACTCTATATCCTCCTGTCAACCCATCAGAGACTGTTTTCCAGAAAAGCCAGTACCCCTGAGCCTTAGTCAGCAAGAAAATAACTTTGGCTCATACAGTGTAGAATCTGAAGTTTACAAGCACCTCTCAGAAAACAATACCAGTGACCATAAAGCAGGTCATAAACGAAGACATCAGAAGAGAAGAAGGCACCTGGAAGAAGGTGAAGACAGGTCAGAGAAAGAGCAATCGaagcataaaaggaaaaagagttaTGGTGATACAAATCTAGACAAGGACAAGAGCAtccaacaaaggaaaagaaagggagatcAAGTCAGCGTCAGTTCAGGAAAGCTTAAACAtcgaaaaaagaaaaaaagccatggTGTGCCCACTGAGAAAGAAGAACGTAAGcacaagaaagggaaaaagaaacctgttgaagaaaagacagaagaggaaatgctTTGGGATGAGTCTATTCttggattttga
- the ZMAT1 gene encoding zinc finger matrin-type protein 1 isoform X1, whose product MLGKKHKRNEARKKFVDKIREKPLPAKSDANAFSMRTYVCHICNITFTSLEMFRSHMQGSEHQIKESIVISLVKNPKKTQDSYQDECADYIKMQKSRGPEPKICFRKMEESSLEAHWYREAVDSRSTHTMFEQRLPCETFWTYPGSYSISQTAENHLLHCLPAHSKKTYDSFQDELEDYIKVQKARGLDPKFCFRKIRENSTETHGYREVDSGPRQQMFEQRFSLETSQTYQQPYNISPVESKLHYWLPVRSNRTYDSFQDELEDYIKVQKARGLEPKTCFRKVSDSSIEIHKYKEKVDFRPKHRIFEQKVPFETSHAYTGSYSISQVVENQLPHCLPAHDSIQKLDSISSCQPIRDCFPEKPVPLSLSQQENNFGSYSVESEVYKHLSENNTSDHKAGHKRRHQKRRRHLEEGEDRSEKEQSKHKRKKSYGDTNLDKDKSIQQRKRKGDQVSVSSGKLKHRKKKKSHGVPTEKEERKHKKGKKKPVEEKTEEEMLWDESILGF is encoded by the exons cATTTAGTATGAGGACCTACGTTTGCCATATTTGTAATATTACCTTTACATCTTTAGAAATGTTCCGGTCCCATATGCAAGGAAGTGAACACCAAATTAA AGAATCCATTGTTATCAGTCTAGtgaagaatcccaagaagacacAAGACTCTTACCAAGATGAATGTGCAGATTACATCAAAATGCAGAAATCCAGAGGACCAGAGCCCAAGATTTGTTTCAGAAAGATGGAAGAGAGTTCTTTGGAAGCCCATTGGTACAGGGAAGCAGTTGATTCTAGATCCACACATACAATGTTTGAACAGAGACTCCCATGTGAGACTTTCTGGACATACCcaggatcatacagtatttcacAAACAGCAGAAAACCATTTACTTCATTGTTTACCAGCTcattcaaagaagacatatgacTCTTTCCAAGATGAACTGGAAGATTACATCAAAGTGCAGAAAGCGAGAGGACTAGATCCAAAGTTTTGTTTCAGAAAGATAAGAGAGAACTCTACAGAGACCCATGGGTACAGAGAAGTTGACTCTGGACCCAGACAACAAATGTTTGAGCAAAGATTTTCACTTGAGACTTCCCAGACTTACCAACAACCATACAATATTTCACCAGTGGAAAGCAAGTTGCATTATTGGTTACCAGTTCGTTCAAACAGAACTTATGATTCTTTCCAAGATGAGCTAGAAGATTACATCAAAGTGCAGAAAGCCAGAGGACTAGAGCCAAAGACTTGCTTCAGAAAGGTTAGTGATAGCTCTATAGAAATCCATAAGTACAAAGAAAAGGTTGATTTCAGACCCAAACATAGAATTTTTGAGCAAAAAGTCCCATTTGAGACTTCCCATGCTTATAcaggatcatacagtatttcccAAGTAGTGGAAAACCAGTTACCTCATTGCTTACCAGCTCATGACAGCATACAGAAACTAGACTCTATATCCTCCTGTCAACCCATCAGAGACTGTTTTCCAGAAAAGCCAGTACCCCTGAGCCTTAGTCAGCAAGAAAATAACTTTGGCTCATACAGTGTAGAATCTGAAGTTTACAAGCACCTCTCAGAAAACAATACCAGTGACCATAAAGCAGGTCATAAACGAAGACATCAGAAGAGAAGAAGGCACCTGGAAGAAGGTGAAGACAGGTCAGAGAAAGAGCAATCGaagcataaaaggaaaaagagttaTGGTGATACAAATCTAGACAAGGACAAGAGCAtccaacaaaggaaaagaaagggagatcAAGTCAGCGTCAGTTCAGGAAAGCTTAAACAtcgaaaaaagaaaaaaagccatggTGTGCCCACTGAGAAAGAAGAACGTAAGcacaagaaagggaaaaagaaacctgttgaagaaaagacagaagaggaaatgctTTGGGATGAGTCTATTCttggattttga